From the Desulfobacterales bacterium genome, the window GCTTATCGGAAGGATATGCCGACTGGCAGAACGAATTGAGCCGGATTCTCGATTCATTCCCTGAAAATGCGGGCGCGATGGCGGCGAACCTGATTGCCCGTTTTGGGGTGACAGACCCGTCAAACCTGAAGGTCGATCTGGCGATTTATCGCATTCCGGGAGAATCCCCGTCCGTATTTTTTGCCCGCTGTGTCGACCACCCCCTTAAGGGGGCTAAAAGGGGGTTGCCGGAGGAGCGGGAGTATACCCTCATCGGGCTGGTTGAGATAACAAAAGAGGCTGAAGGCTGAAAAAGGATCGGGATCCTTTTTCATTTAAAAATTGATAGTATATTCAATGGGTAAAGCTTTATACTGGACGGGACCGAAAAAATAATAAGAAGGCTTGACTACCGTGATTAATTGGTATAAGGACTTTGCCCGGTAGCCTAAATATGATCAACATGAGACCTTTGAAAAATGCTCAGTTTTGTGCAAGTTCAAGGAAGGCGATAATTTTAACCACAGGAATACATTGAGTATTTCGAGGATTAAAATTTGAGCCTGACGCAGAAATTGAGCAAAAGAGGGCGTTTTGCAGAGGTCTCACCATGATTGCATGTGACTATAAGTAATTTCACTCAGAAAGGAGGCTTTATAAATGGCGTTTAATCCTATTGTTGACGAAGAAAAATGTGAAGGCTGTGAAGAATGCGTGGATGTTTGCCCGGTAGAGGTTTTTGAGATGCAGGACGGCAAGTCCGTACCTGTCAATGCCGATGAATGCCTTGGCTGTGAAAGCTGTGTCGAGGTATGTGAAGCAAACGCTATCAAGATAGAAGAGACTTAATCAGCCCCGGATGCCATATTTCCCCTGACCTTTTTTATCAAAAAGATCAGGGGAAATATGATTTTTAGACCTAAGTTGAGCCCATCATCTTTTCCTGCATCAAGCGCAGCGCATGCCAGAAAAATCAACCGCCCATTTCAATGCTCCTGAAACCCGATTGTATAAATCCTTTGACACAACAATATTTAATTATTAAAGTTTAATGGCTTATGGATCTATAAAGGTGTTAACGCAAGAGGCTTTTAAGGACC encodes:
- a CDS encoding 4Fe-4S binding protein, with product MAFNPIVDEEKCEGCEECVDVCPVEVFEMQDGKSVPVNADECLGCESCVEVCEANAIKIEET